Proteins encoded by one window of Tubulanus polymorphus chromosome 7, tnTubPoly1.2, whole genome shotgun sequence:
- the LOC141908513 gene encoding uncharacterized protein LOC141908513 isoform X1 — protein MPKRKRRAGSFQPKKKVEVVGVPSALTGQNREMKKGSMEKNYEKSQDEDYRRVENEILNENLKNAQNENFNETQKENSDNNQNKKYEVKINENFEPKTNENYELNANEKDEMKMTEKHGMKMNEKYEMHMNGNYDLKTNEKDEMKMTEKHEMNINEIYDQTMNQNCGTNSNEDMTKNKVETTEVKSVFCDFNHDNCDKIMHDNYDKTKQGNYDKAIYGICEKITLDNCDKIQHDNAGHNIHETSSKMKADSSIQPISSMISCRDCDGNFGNSESCLSAENMRCSSIHGNFHQGHPKYDIHSG, from the exons ATGCCTAAAAGGAAAAGAAGAGCTGGTAGCTTTCAGCCGAAGAAG aagGTGGAGGTGGTTGGAGTTCCCTCAGCCCTAACTGGACAAAACAGAGAGATGAAAAAAGGAtcaatggaaaaaaattatgaaaaatctcAAGATGAAGACTACAGaagagttgaaaatgaaatcttaaATGAAAACCTAAAAAACGctcaaaatgaaaactttaacGAAACGCAAAAAGAAAACTCTGATAACAATCAAAACAAGAAGTATGAagtgaaaatcaatgaaaactttGAACCAAAAACTAATGAGAACTATGAATTGAatgcaaatgaaaaagatgaaatgaaaatgactgaaaaacatggaatgaaaatgaatgaaaaatatgaaatgcatATGAATGGAAACTATGAtttgaaaacaaatgaaaaagatgaaatgaaaatgactgaaaaacatgaaatgaatattaatgAGATCTATGATCAGACTATGAATCAAAATTGTGGAACTAATTCGAATGAAGATATGACAAAAAACAAAGTTGAGACAACTGAAGTGAAATCAGTTTTTTGTGACTTCAATCATGACAACTGTGATAAGATTATGCATGACAACTATGATAAGACTAAACAAGGCAACTATGATAAGGCTATATATGGAATCTGTGAAAAGATTACACTTGACAACTGTGATAAGATTCAACATGATAACGCTGGTCACAATATACATGAAacctcatcgaaaatgaaagctGACTCATCTATTCAACCAATTTCGAGTATGATTTCGTGTAGAGATTGTGATGGCAATTTTGGTAACAGTGAGTCATGTTTAAGTGCTGAGAATATGAGATGTTCATCAATTCATGGAAATTTCCACCAGGGTCATCCAAAATACGATATTCATTCAG GATGA
- the LOC141908513 gene encoding uncharacterized protein LOC141908513 isoform X2: MYWVFDSHSRDASGMMTADGHAVLVRYSCVNCIVKHCQNLAASMNQRQPIQYEITVASINHEIETTVENSIIETTTTYSPNYQQTSSEDELPYTNPKVDECDVFIVDPQLSDMNVCPNMMDNSTLHVTRRILKAMEAVFFIFHISYSICGTEQYHRAIHTEVLKHMRQNSDKFQPHLRNPQLTINEYIDESRMKYTGNGWLRFAGSTFSAPNRVCELNGNIYLKNCRGVHYEVVSCVKQSEECICSWCGKRQNTEKTNE; encoded by the exons ATGTACTGGGTATTTGATTCACATTCGAGAGATGCATCAGGAATGATGACCGCTGATGGACATGCTGTATTAGTAAGGTACTCTTGTGTTAATTGTATTGTCAAACATTGTCAGAATCTTGCAGCTTCAATGAATCAGAGGCAACCAATAcagtatgaaattacagtGGCTTCTATCAACCATGAAATTGAAACTACTGTAGAGAATAGCATTATCGAAACAACGACTACATACTCTCCAAACTACCAACAAACAAGTAGTGAAGATGAACTGCCCTATACAAACCCAAAAGTAGATGAATGCGAT GTATTCATTGTCGACCCTCAACTCTCGGATATGAATGTATGCCCAAATATGATGGACAACTCTACTCTCCATGTAACACGCAGAATATTAAAGGCGATGGAAGctgtttttttcatatttcatatttcatattcaatctgtggaactgagcaATATCATCGGGCTATACACACTGAAGTTTTAAAGCACATGCGGCAGAATTCCGACAAATTCCAACCACATCTGAGAAATCCACAACTTACTATAAATGAGTATATTGATGAATCCCGTATGAAATATACAG GCAATGGTTGGTTACGATTCGCTGGTTCTACTTTCAGTGCACCAAATCGTGTGTGTGAATTAAATGGcaacatttatttgaaaaattgcagAGGTGTACACTATGAAGTTGTGTCATGTGTGAAACAATCTGAGGAATGTATTTGCTCTTGGTGTGGCAAGcgacaaaatactgaaaaaactaatgagtaa